The following proteins are encoded in a genomic region of Primulina huaijiensis isolate GDHJ02 chromosome 3, ASM1229523v2, whole genome shotgun sequence:
- the LOC140972014 gene encoding uncharacterized protein, whose protein sequence is MEYYWTLLNNNASRGDGVGEHHSNSCGNPAWESWDLGGNVHAPPTSAGRPLVEAGAFDALMLREEEKNGGLHCCSASSLSLYSGKGPCYYNPDPHLTCLKLGKRQYLPRSCARPSYTGKKGEFCDPSWEKPSEPAAAVPDAVPAVVPRCQVEGCGAVLVNAKNYHRRHKVCAKHSKAPKVVVLGIEQRFCQQCSRFHTLDEFDESKRSCRRRLAGHNERRRKCSQKHSLSKRSVQDMKTMAARRNPHHFPNSSECALSLLSSTNQSPCTWNSISASSDLPARCSHALRELIAENRASILACSKDNILKFNNQMENLWVQNRSNILLLGSPCPSQQTGGHLTLDLMRASSSEFGMFSLRDYDIGNSTKLLKGGNDHQEYRSELWRLPLGY, encoded by the exons ATGGAGTATTATTGGACTCTGCTTAACAACAATGCAAGCCGTGGTGATGGTGTGGGTGAGCATCATAGTAATAGCTGTGGGAACCCTGCATGGGAATCATGGGATCTCGGTGGTAATGTCCACGCACCGCCTACCTCAGCCGGAAGGCCGCTGGTGGAAGCTGGTGCGTTTGACGCGCTGATGCTGCGAGAGGAAGAAAAGAATGGGGGATTGCATTGTTGTTCTGCGTCTTCTCTATCTCTTTATTCGGGTAAAGGGCCCTGTTACTACAACCCGGACCCGCATTTAACATGCTTGAAGCTGGGAAAGAGGCAGTATCTTCCTAGGAGCTGCGCCCGCCCATCTTACACGGGCAAGAAGGGGGAATTCTGCGACCCCAGTTGGGAGAAACCCTCGGAGCCAGCTGCGGCGGTACCTGACGCCGTTCCGGCGGTGGTGCCTAGGTGTCAGGTGGAGGGATGTGGGGCGGTGCTGGTGAATGCTAAGAATTATCACAGGAGGCACAAAGTTTGTGCGAAGCACTCAAAAGCTCCGAAAGTAGTAGTTCTCGGAATTGAACAACGATTCTGCCAACAATGTAGCAG GTTTCATACCTTGGATGAGTTTGATGAATCAAAGAGGAGTTGCAGAAGGAGACTGGCAGGGCATAATGAGCGAAGAAGAAAGTGTTCTCAAAAGCATTCCCTTTCTAAGAGATCCGTCCAAG ATATGAAAACGATGGCCGCCAGGAGAAACCCACACCACTTCCCTAATAGCAGTGAGTGTGCTCTCTCTCTTCTGTCATCGACGAACCAAAGTCCTTGCACTTGGAACAGCATCTCTGCTTCCTCAGATCTTCCGGCCAGATGCAGCCATGCGCTGCGAGAGCTGATCGCCGAAAATCGAGCCTCCATTTTAGCCTGCAGCAAGGATAAtattctcaaatttaataatcaGATGGAAAACCTTTGGGTTCAAAACAGATCGAATATACTGCTCTTGGGCAGCCCCTGCCCCTCCCAACAAACTGGAGGACATTTAACATTGGATCTCATGAGGGCTTCGAGTTCCGAATTTGGGATGTTTTCTTTGCGTGATTATGATATTGGTAATAGCACTAAATTACTTAAAGGAGGAAATGATCACCAAGAGTATCGTTCTGAGTTGTGGAGACTGCCTTTGGGTTAttaa
- the LOC140972015 gene encoding malate dehydrogenase-like, with protein sequence MDDVRSIEKPLVVLACVYLSWKIVKHIWSFVEIEKEPVKVLVTGAAGQIGYALVPMIARGAMLGPDQPVIIHMLDIEPAAEALRGVKMELVDAALPLVKGVFVTTDVVEACKGVDIAVMLGGFPRKEGMERKDVISKNVSIYKAQASALHQYAAPNCKVLVVANPANTNALILKELSSIPSENITCLTRLDQNRAQAQISDRLDVPVTDVKNIILWGNHSSTQYPDVNHATVNTANGHKPVRELIADDQWLNKDFITTVQQRGAAIIKARKLSSALSAASAACDHIRDWVLGTPKGTWVSMGVCSDGSYSIPPGLIYSFPVTCHKGEWSIVQGLKIDEFSRKKMDASAEELNEEKSLAYSCLG encoded by the exons atggatGACGTCCGATCGATTGAAAAACCTCTTGTTGTTTTGGCTTGTGTATATTTATCTTGGAAGATTGTTAAACATATATGGAGTTTCGTGGAAATAGAGAAGGAACCCGTCAAGGTGCTTGTCACGGGGGCCGCAG GTCAAATAGGGTATGCTCTTGTTCCCATGATAGCAAGAGGAGCAATGCTAGGCCCCGATCAACCTGTAATTATACACATGCTTGATATAGAACCAGCGGCGGAGGCGTTGAGAGGGGTGAAAATGGAGTTAGTTGATGCAGCTTTACCCCTCGTTAAAG GTGTATTTGTGACAACCGATGTGGTGGAAGCTTGCAAAGGTGTTGATATAGCAGTAATGTTGGGTGGATTCCCTCGGAAGGAAGGCATGGAGAGGAAGGATGTTATCTCCAAGAATGTGTCCATTTACAAGGCTCAGGCCTCGGCGCTACACCAGTATGCGGCCCCTAATTGCAAG GTGTTGGTGGTGGCGAACCCGGCCAACACAAATGCCCTGATCTTGAAAGAACTATCCTCAATCCCATCTGAGAACATCACTTGCCTAACGAGACTTGACCAAAACCGAGCTCAAGCCCAGATTTCAGATCGGCTGGACGTCCCCGTCACCGACGTGAAAAATATCATCTTGTGGGGGAATCACTCGTCCACTCAATATCCAGATGTTAACCATGCAACTGTTAACACGGCAAATGGGCACAAGCCCGTTAGAGAACTCATTGCTGATGATCAATG GTTAAATAAAGATTTTATTACCACGGTGCAACAACGTGGTGCGGCCATTATCAAAGCTCGTAAGCTTTCTAGCGCACTCTCTGCTGCCAGCGCTGCTTGTGATCATATCCGGGATTGGGTTCTTGGAACGCCTAAG GGCACATGGGTGTCAATGGGAGTTTGTTCTGATGGCTCCTATAGCATACCACCGGGCCTGATTTATTCATTCCCAGTTACCTGTCACAAGGGAGAATGGTCGATCGTGCAAG GTTTGAAGATAGACGAATTTTCGAGGAAGAAGATGGACGCGTCGGCTGAAGAGTTGAATGAGGAAAAATCACTGGCCTATTCATGCCTTGGTTGA